The Saprospiraceae bacterium genome includes a window with the following:
- a CDS encoding TonB-dependent receptor encodes MKQFLFLLFVLLGTVSTTFGQRTVSGTVTDASGQALIGANIIAKEASGIGTITDVDGNFRMQVPANVSTLVFSYAGYETQEIALGASDVINVSLSEGKLLEEVVVVGYGAQAKKDVTGSISKVKGDAIAALVSPSFVQQLAGRAAGVQIQNTSGILGSAPQIRIRGVNSISSGTQPLIVVDGVPIISGNTGGFTPANGLGDINPNDIESYEILKDGAATAIYGSRAANGVVLITTKKGKSGKAQFTYDGNYAVAQATKLFDLLGARDFVTIQNEKYTNAGANPVANLQTRPDGSIVDTDWQDLVFRSATQQTHNLSVSGGVDKTNYFVSFGFSDQEGIALANSLKRYSFRANIEQKVNNWLSAGFSSGVTRQENFGPLTGSNNLSGNIFGSMRMLPNVEARDPNNPTGYNLDLINVRSLGRGANNDVISNGIPNQLFVLENDRRESKSWRLIGNAFIAAQLTKDLVLKTQIGIDGNYVDDLLFQDPRHGDGSSANGRISQAFSPFTRWNWQNSLSYNKTFSDAHNLGVTLVQEYQKERSSFFQGQVTDISDLYFQQNIVSGTFSTPTVFGGIGENGLASYLGRVNYNFNSKYYLSASIRRDELSSLAPGNRVGYFPGASFAYRVSEESFWDGLRDVVSDFRVRGSAAQTGNTNIGNYPYIGSYGSALYGTQNGISYSNFGNDELKWEAQTKLDFGFDLGLYNNKYNLSVAYWIQDNEDIIQQAPTAPSLGIPGNLVNRNIGRVKGQGIEVTLDASLIRKSNFKWDASVNFSTQQNEVKSLLNNQDIIGSYNIIREGESIRSIYGYNYRGVNAANGNPIYETYNRDADGQITETILVQGNITNQTYYVYNEANPTELGTVRTLSATRDRVILGSALPTFFGGFDNNFSYGNFDLNIFLRFSGGNMIMNRTRADLLGQTFNNNGTEILGRWQSVENPGDGQTPKLWLNRDAFTNNPDFASTRWVEKGDFLRLQNVSLGYSIPASKLKSLHLSALKIYVQGQNLLTFTGYSGLDPETSTNFSTNTGFGEDFNGNPQQKVVAVGVKVGF; translated from the coding sequence ATGAAACAATTTTTATTCTTATTGTTCGTCCTTTTGGGTACTGTTAGTACCACATTCGGCCAAAGAACAGTTTCCGGAACCGTCACTGACGCATCCGGACAAGCACTCATCGGTGCTAACATTATTGCCAAAGAAGCATCCGGAATAGGGACTATCACCGATGTGGACGGCAATTTCAGAATGCAGGTGCCGGCTAATGTCAGCACACTTGTTTTTAGTTATGCGGGTTATGAAACGCAGGAAATTGCATTAGGGGCTTCTGATGTGATTAATGTATCCTTATCAGAAGGTAAGCTTCTGGAGGAAGTAGTAGTTGTAGGTTATGGAGCACAGGCAAAAAAAGATGTGACAGGTTCCATTTCAAAAGTGAAGGGAGATGCAATTGCAGCTTTAGTATCTCCGAGTTTTGTTCAACAATTGGCAGGTAGAGCTGCCGGAGTTCAGATACAAAATACTTCCGGGATTCTTGGTTCTGCACCTCAAATCAGAATCAGAGGGGTCAACAGTATTTCGTCCGGAACTCAACCATTAATAGTGGTGGACGGTGTTCCGATTATTAGTGGAAACACGGGTGGATTTACACCAGCCAACGGACTTGGGGATATAAATCCGAATGATATTGAGTCATATGAGATTCTTAAAGATGGAGCTGCAACTGCTATTTATGGTTCAAGAGCAGCGAATGGTGTTGTTTTGATTACAACAAAAAAAGGTAAGTCAGGTAAAGCTCAATTTACATATGATGGAAATTATGCAGTAGCTCAGGCAACAAAACTTTTTGACTTATTAGGAGCAAGAGATTTTGTTACTATTCAGAATGAGAAATATACAAATGCGGGTGCAAATCCTGTAGCCAATCTTCAAACCAGACCTGATGGAAGTATAGTGGACACCGACTGGCAGGATTTGGTTTTCAGAAGTGCAACTCAACAAACTCATAATCTTTCAGTCAGTGGAGGTGTTGATAAAACAAATTATTTTGTTTCCTTCGGTTTTTCTGATCAGGAGGGCATCGCATTGGCAAACAGCCTGAAGAGATATTCATTCAGAGCAAATATTGAGCAAAAAGTAAACAATTGGTTATCAGCAGGTTTTTCAAGTGGCGTAACAAGACAAGAAAACTTTGGACCATTAACAGGCTCAAACAATTTATCAGGTAATATATTCGGGTCTATGCGTATGCTTCCGAATGTAGAAGCCAGAGATCCTAATAACCCAACAGGTTATAATCTGGATCTTATAAATGTACGTTCATTGGGAAGAGGAGCAAACAATGATGTAATATCGAATGGTATTCCAAATCAGTTGTTTGTCTTAGAGAATGATAGAAGAGAGTCAAAGTCCTGGAGATTAATTGGAAACGCTTTTATTGCAGCGCAACTTACGAAGGATTTAGTTTTGAAAACTCAGATTGGTATAGATGGAAATTATGTGGATGATTTATTGTTTCAGGATCCTCGTCATGGTGATGGTTCCAGTGCAAATGGTAGAATTTCTCAGGCATTTAGCCCTTTCACAAGATGGAACTGGCAAAATAGCTTAAGCTACAATAAGACATTCTCCGATGCTCATAATTTGGGTGTAACATTGGTTCAGGAATATCAGAAAGAGAGAAGTTCATTCTTTCAGGGACAGGTAACTGATATCTCAGATCTATATTTTCAACAGAACATCGTTTCAGGTACATTTTCTACCCCTACAGTATTTGGGGGGATTGGTGAGAATGGTTTGGCTTCATATTTGGGACGTGTGAACTATAATTTTAATAGTAAATATTACTTAAGTGCTTCAATAAGAAGAGACGAGTTGTCTTCATTAGCTCCGGGTAACAGAGTTGGATACTTCCCGGGTGCGTCATTTGCCTATAGGGTATCTGAAGAGTCTTTCTGGGATGGTTTAAGGGATGTTGTTTCTGATTTCAGAGTAAGAGGTTCCGCAGCTCAGACGGGTAATACTAATATCGGTAACTATCCTTATATAGGATCTTATGGATCTGCTTTGTATGGAACTCAAAACGGTATTTCTTACAGCAATTTTGGAAATGATGAGTTGAAATGGGAAGCACAAACTAAACTGGACTTTGGGTTTGACCTTGGATTATACAACAATAAATACAACCTGAGCGTAGCATATTGGATTCAGGATAATGAAGATATTATCCAACAGGCACCCACTGCTCCTTCCTTAGGAATTCCGGGTAACCTAGTTAACAGGAATATAGGTAGAGTAAAAGGTCAGGGTATAGAAGTAACATTGGATGCATCTCTTATCAGAAAATCAAACTTTAAATGGGATGCATCTGTAAACTTCTCAACGCAACAAAACGAAGTAAAATCATTGTTAAACAATCAGGATATAATTGGAAGTTACAATATTATTCGTGAAGGAGAATCCATCAGATCTATTTACGGTTATAATTACAGAGGTGTAAATGCAGCTAACGGTAACCCTATTTATGAGACATATAACAGAGACGCTGACGGTCAAATTACTGAAACTATTTTGGTTCAGGGGAATATTACCAATCAGACTTATTATGTTTACAATGAAGCCAATCCAACAGAATTGGGTACAGTAAGAACTTTATCTGCAACAAGAGACAGAGTGATTTTGGGCTCAGCTCTTCCGACATTCTTTGGCGGATTTGATAATAATTTTTCTTACGGTAATTTTGATTTGAATATTTTCCTAAGATTTTCAGGGGGTAATATGATCATGAACAGAACTCGTGCCGATCTTTTAGGTCAGACATTTAATAATAATGGTACAGAAATTCTGGGCAGATGGCAGAGCGTAGAGAATCCAGGTGATGGACAAACTCCAAAATTATGGTTAAACAGAGATGCTTTTACAAATAATCCTGATTTTGCATCCACCAGATGGGTTGAAAAAGGTGATTTTTTAAGATTGCAAAATGTTAGTTTAGGATATAGCATCCCAGCATCTAAGTTGAAGTCATTACATCTTAGTGCACTTAAAATATATGTGCAAGGGCAAAATTTATTGACTTTTACTGGCTATAGTGGTTTAGATCCTGAGACATCTACCAATTTTTCTACTAATACAGGTTTTGGTGAAGATTTCAATGGAAATCCACAACAAAAAGTAGTTGCTGTAGGTGTTAAAGTAGGTTTTTAA
- a CDS encoding glycerophosphodiester phosphodiesterase, translating into MDKNMNSTPEIQGHRGCRGLMPENTIEGFIQALELGVHTLEMDVVISGDSQAIVSHEPYFNHEISITPDGIDINAEKELEYNIFKMNTDQIQLFDVGSKPHPRFPNQKKIKTYKPTLIQVFDAVEKYLNENNLPPVDYNIEIKRVAGYDNIYHPDAETFAKLVLETIKQNNLTDRSIIQSFDIESLQQVKSQNPTIRIALLNEKTVPYERIIADLGFKPDIYSPNFKLVSEQLSDYCRKENIRLIPWTVNEIKDIQDMLDRKVDGIISDYPDRVIQLVKEQSK; encoded by the coding sequence ATGGATAAAAATATGAATTCCACTCCTGAGATACAAGGGCACAGAGGTTGTAGAGGCCTGATGCCGGAAAATACCATTGAAGGATTTATTCAAGCACTGGAACTTGGAGTGCACACCTTAGAGATGGATGTGGTCATATCGGGAGATAGTCAGGCTATTGTATCACATGAACCCTACTTCAATCATGAGATTTCCATCACTCCGGATGGAATCGATATTAATGCTGAAAAAGAACTGGAATACAACATCTTTAAGATGAATACGGATCAGATCCAGCTTTTTGATGTTGGCTCAAAACCACATCCAAGATTTCCCAACCAAAAGAAAATAAAAACTTATAAACCTACTTTAATTCAGGTTTTCGATGCAGTCGAAAAATATCTCAATGAAAATAATTTGCCTCCGGTCGATTATAATATAGAGATAAAAAGAGTGGCCGGTTATGACAACATTTACCACCCCGATGCGGAAACTTTTGCAAAATTGGTACTTGAAACGATAAAACAAAATAATTTAACTGACAGAAGCATCATTCAATCTTTTGACATCGAATCACTTCAACAGGTAAAATCTCAAAATCCGACTATCAGAATTGCACTCCTGAATGAAAAAACGGTACCTTATGAAAGAATAATTGCTGACCTGGGATTCAAACCGGATATATACAGTCCTAATTTTAAACTGGTATCTGAACAGTTATCAGACTACTGCAGAAAAGAAAATATCAGACTCATCCCCTGGACAGTCAATGAAATAAAAGATATACAGGATATGTTGGACAGAAAAGTAGATGGCATCATTTCTGACTATCCCGACAGAGTGATACAATTGGTAAAGGAACAATCCAAATAA
- a CDS encoding alpha/beta fold hydrolase — MPVLKANDYKPPFWLKSGHLNTVYPYLFRKRPTIPFERIRINTIDGDFFDIDTIELGNPRVAILCHGLEGSSDSQYIKGTSYALSQNNWDVIAINFRSCSGEMNLGQKLYHSGFTEDLHLVIQKYKSIYKEIALVGFSLGGNVVMKYTGDQKYTIPENVIATTGISVPCDLKGGSYRIAEKQNFLYQKNFLQSLFIKMKKKATHFSDVIEIDKIKITKTLMDFDHHFNAPLHGFKDGFDYYDQCNSKQFLKYIRIPSLIINALDDTFLPKSSFPYDEAEKNPDLFLMTPKHGGHVGFTTKGSKYYWNEDKILQFLNQFSKYNSDI, encoded by the coding sequence ATGCCTGTTTTAAAAGCCAATGACTACAAACCGCCGTTCTGGTTGAAAAGCGGACACCTGAATACTGTATATCCATATCTTTTCAGAAAGAGACCAACAATTCCATTTGAAAGAATCAGGATCAATACGATAGATGGAGACTTTTTTGATATTGACACTATCGAACTTGGAAATCCAAGAGTTGCTATACTTTGTCATGGACTGGAAGGCTCATCCGATTCACAATATATAAAAGGCACTTCTTATGCATTAAGCCAAAATAACTGGGATGTAATAGCAATAAATTTCCGGTCGTGCAGCGGTGAAATGAACCTCGGCCAGAAACTATATCACAGTGGTTTTACCGAAGATCTGCATCTTGTAATTCAAAAATATAAGAGCATTTACAAAGAAATAGCATTGGTGGGTTTTAGTCTTGGCGGAAATGTGGTGATGAAATATACCGGTGATCAGAAATATACTATTCCGGAAAACGTCATTGCAACAACAGGCATATCGGTACCCTGTGACCTGAAAGGGGGCAGCTATCGGATAGCCGAAAAACAAAACTTTCTGTACCAGAAAAATTTTCTGCAGAGTCTGTTTATCAAAATGAAAAAAAAAGCAACTCATTTTTCTGATGTTATAGAAATTGATAAAATAAAAATTACAAAAACGCTGATGGATTTTGACCATCATTTTAATGCGCCGCTTCACGGATTTAAAGATGGATTTGATTATTATGATCAATGCAACAGCAAACAATTTCTTAAATACATCCGTATTCCATCCCTAATTATCAATGCATTGGATGATACGTTTTTGCCGAAATCATCCTTTCCGTATGACGAAGCTGAAAAAAATCCGGATCTTTTCTTGATGACACCGAAACATGGCGGGCATGTAGGTTTTACGACAAAAGGGAGTAAATATTACTGGAATGAAGATAAAATTCTGCAATTTTTAAATCAGTTTTCGAAATACAATTCGGATATTTAA
- a CDS encoding carboxypeptidase-like regulatory domain-containing protein, translating to MIRFFKLNITTCFLLFISATLSGQIKGTVTDEKGNPLAFATIYVEGTTKGTVSNQLGKYELQPDRTGNLNIIFQFVGYQKVIRQINYTGQLMVSDAVLPEDVNLQDELVISADREDPAYNIIRKAIQKRNYYKNLVKSYETDLYVKGIIKITEAPEQIMGSKIGNMDGILDTTGQGILYLSESQSKFYFKAPDKTKEIMVASITAGNESLFTANQFSLASFDFYDNYLRFGRSIVSPIADNALDFYRYKLEKSSFDENGLLVNKIKIIPRSEFQPSVSGYIYITEDLWNIHSLDIQLSGRSLKSTFLDTIRIKQIFLPVSKPDTWRLFSQIIDFDAGILSFKAGGNFSYIFSDYKINGNLDHIFNNNERFRVEKDALKNDTSYWAKFRPIPLTDEEERDYVKKDSLKVLWNSKSYLDSMDKADNKLKWSDFMFGYTWNNSYKNIRYYYKSPMSSIQFNAVEGFKLNLDVGFQWSDSLMRRVTVNPILEYGFSDNQLKPRLEINYRFNNEMLGNVSLTGGRQYLQYDNNNQVNNRNNSWVSLFYKKNLIRLYRQDFVEFQYRRELVNSLYTEFTLAYKSRSPLDISTQYSYFRKDRNYAENIPREDLLPESTAPNRYLTPTIKWRWRPGQTYSSYPNVRTRRGSDWPEINAEYEKGISMNAGDNNFDKLKVILKDNYVNAKLLGYFRYNAEFGTAFGTAPSYFADYFHPLGNELITPIDPSFYGFNLLPYYEYSTNRYYAAAHFRHHFNGYIIDKIPLLRKTSLKSVAGISALYQPEKGSYIETIIGLENFRIGPFPLVSIDYTWSWDKNGLLDHGIQIKLSALFDN from the coding sequence ATGATCCGATTTTTTAAACTTAATATTACCACTTGTTTTCTTCTATTCATCAGCGCAACCTTATCAGGACAGATAAAAGGTACGGTGACGGATGAAAAAGGAAATCCATTAGCATTTGCCACTATCTATGTCGAAGGTACTACAAAAGGTACTGTCAGTAATCAGTTGGGTAAGTATGAATTGCAACCCGACCGGACCGGAAATCTGAATATAATATTTCAATTTGTCGGGTACCAAAAAGTCATCAGACAGATAAATTACACAGGCCAATTGATGGTATCTGATGCGGTGCTACCGGAAGATGTCAACCTGCAGGATGAATTGGTCATCAGTGCAGACAGAGAGGATCCCGCCTATAATATCATCCGTAAAGCTATCCAAAAACGTAATTACTATAAAAATCTGGTCAAAAGCTATGAAACAGATCTCTATGTCAAAGGAATTATTAAAATTACAGAAGCACCTGAACAGATAATGGGTTCCAAAATCGGAAATATGGATGGCATCTTAGACACCACCGGGCAGGGCATCCTTTACCTTTCTGAATCTCAGTCCAAATTTTACTTCAAGGCACCCGATAAAACCAAAGAAATAATGGTGGCATCCATTACCGCCGGAAATGAAAGTTTATTTACTGCTAATCAATTTTCTTTAGCTTCTTTTGACTTTTATGACAATTATCTGAGATTTGGCCGCAGTATTGTATCTCCTATTGCTGATAATGCACTGGATTTTTACAGATACAAATTAGAGAAAAGCTCATTTGACGAAAACGGACTATTGGTCAATAAAATAAAAATCATACCACGTTCGGAGTTTCAACCATCCGTTTCAGGGTATATTTATATCACAGAAGATCTCTGGAATATTCACAGTCTCGACATACAACTCTCCGGCCGATCTCTCAAAAGTACTTTTTTGGATACCATCCGTATAAAGCAGATATTCCTGCCCGTCAGCAAACCTGATACCTGGAGATTGTTTTCTCAGATTATAGACTTTGATGCGGGTATTCTGAGTTTTAAAGCCGGGGGAAATTTCAGTTACATCTTTTCAGATTATAAGATCAATGGCAATCTCGATCATATCTTTAACAATAATGAAAGATTCCGGGTAGAAAAAGATGCGTTAAAAAATGATACGTCATACTGGGCAAAGTTCAGACCCATCCCTCTCACAGATGAAGAAGAAAGGGATTATGTCAAAAAAGATTCTTTAAAAGTATTGTGGAACTCCAAATCATATCTCGACTCCATGGATAAAGCCGACAACAAACTAAAGTGGTCGGATTTTATGTTCGGTTACACCTGGAATAATTCTTACAAAAATATCCGATATTATTATAAAAGTCCGATGTCGAGTATTCAATTTAATGCAGTTGAGGGATTTAAACTCAATCTGGATGTGGGATTTCAATGGTCAGATAGTCTTATGCGAAGGGTGACCGTAAATCCTATATTGGAGTATGGTTTTTCAGACAACCAACTAAAACCCAGACTGGAAATTAATTACAGATTTAACAATGAAATGCTCGGCAATGTGTCGCTAACCGGAGGGCGACAATATTTACAATATGACAATAATAATCAGGTGAATAACCGAAATAACTCCTGGGTATCCTTATTTTACAAAAAAAATCTGATCAGATTGTACCGGCAGGATTTTGTTGAGTTTCAATACCGACGGGAATTGGTCAACAGTCTTTATACAGAATTTACATTGGCATATAAGTCCAGGAGTCCGTTAGATATATCCACTCAATACAGTTACTTCAGAAAAGACAGAAATTATGCAGAAAATATCCCCCGGGAAGATCTACTTCCTGAAAGTACAGCACCAAACAGATATCTAACACCGACTATCAAATGGCGATGGCGACCCGGTCAGACATACAGCTCCTATCCCAATGTCAGAACAAGGAGAGGCTCCGACTGGCCGGAAATCAATGCAGAATATGAAAAAGGAATCAGTATGAATGCCGGAGATAATAATTTTGACAAATTAAAAGTCATTTTGAAGGATAATTATGTCAATGCAAAATTGCTGGGTTACTTCAGATATAATGCTGAATTTGGTACCGCATTTGGAACAGCACCTAGCTATTTTGCGGATTATTTTCATCCGTTGGGGAATGAGCTGATTACGCCGATAGATCCATCTTTTTACGGATTCAACCTGTTGCCTTATTATGAATACAGTACCAACAGATATTATGCAGCAGCGCATTTCAGACATCATTTTAACGGATATATCATAGACAAAATACCCTTATTGAGAAAGACGAGTTTAAAATCTGTGGCGGGTATATCTGCACTTTACCAACCTGAAAAAGGCAGTTATATCGAAACGATCATCGGCTTGGAAAATTTCCGGATCGGGCCATTTCCGTTAGTCAGTATAGATTATACCTGGTCGTGGGATAAAAATGGGTTGCTAGATCACGGTATTCAGATCAAGCTAAGTGCATTGTTTGATAATTGA
- a CDS encoding T9SS type A sorting domain-containing protein → MKNKIALIFIFSFVSIAFIKCQKYEWDYENVYTKLQLFFYFPQDSKFGYTTGLNGIERINVVQKVDGISGEIVDSIKIPFINDIPTELYRIVYIQETHNLVLLGSMFKKSNGSEVPDSSFIVSILLDTTLKVQDINYYYVTDHSYIFHIDYYLNSQNEILLTCNNYKDYPTGTNAQIVTAKLDEGGKMIDFELINFSYHSPCLYVVPEIGNENYLCIGGKIFRFSPEFKFQTILPDFYPQFLFGNMLRVMRWGANYYLAGTSTGSKYKEFKIGSSLLYLIDKDFNIVKHNGININDEFAYAMPSSTFDITADSMIYLGNTQDYLQGTERFSVGKFDKELNSIWRLDFSELGLYRYLMRGVRATPDGGVVVFGHRSPWDGGTNLRTGYFIKFNAEGNLVSTSDNDHSGLRLVRVYPNPVSDICSIHLTGYHDGCDIRLYDMNGRIVYVRHDARDGAYQIDMSGLSSGQYIYKIYQSDKEVSSGQIVKI, encoded by the coding sequence ATGAAAAATAAAATAGCATTGATTTTTATATTTTCTTTTGTTTCCATTGCTTTTATCAAATGCCAAAAGTATGAATGGGACTATGAAAATGTGTACACTAAATTACAATTATTTTTTTACTTTCCTCAAGATTCAAAATTTGGCTACACAACAGGATTAAACGGTATAGAGCGTATAAATGTGGTGCAAAAAGTGGATGGAATTTCTGGTGAAATAGTCGATTCCATAAAAATTCCTTTTATAAATGATATTCCTACTGAATTATATAGAATTGTCTACATACAAGAAACGCATAATCTGGTGCTGTTGGGTTCGATGTTTAAAAAATCTAACGGATCTGAAGTTCCGGATTCATCTTTTATTGTAAGTATATTATTAGATACAACTTTAAAGGTACAGGATATAAATTATTATTATGTAACAGATCATAGTTATATTTTTCATATTGATTATTATCTGAATTCTCAAAATGAAATTCTATTGACATGCAATAATTATAAAGATTATCCTACAGGAACAAATGCTCAAATAGTTACAGCCAAATTAGATGAAGGCGGAAAAATGATTGATTTTGAATTGATAAATTTTTCTTATCATTCTCCCTGTCTGTATGTGGTGCCGGAAATTGGCAATGAAAATTATTTATGTATTGGGGGCAAAATATTCAGATTTTCACCGGAATTTAAGTTTCAGACTATTCTCCCTGATTTTTATCCTCAATTCCTTTTTGGAAATATGTTACGAGTCATGCGTTGGGGTGCAAATTATTATCTGGCAGGGACAAGTACGGGAAGTAAATATAAAGAATTTAAAATAGGTAGTTCTTTATTATATTTGATTGATAAAGACTTTAATATAGTCAAACATAATGGTATAAATATCAATGATGAATTTGCCTATGCAATGCCATCTTCCACGTTTGACATTACCGCAGATTCTATGATATATCTGGGAAATACACAGGATTATTTGCAGGGTACTGAGAGATTTTCAGTTGGAAAATTTGACAAAGAGCTGAACAGTATTTGGCGACTTGATTTCAGCGAGTTGGGTCTTTACAGGTATTTAATGCGAGGAGTGAGAGCAACACCTGATGGAGGTGTTGTCGTTTTTGGACACAGGAGCCCATGGGACGGAGGGACCAATTTGAGAACGGGTTATTTCATCAAGTTCAACGCAGAAGGTAATCTGGTATCTACTTCTGATAATGATCATTCAGGACTTCGGCTAGTACGGGTTTATCCCAATCCTGTATCAGATATTTGTTCCATTCACCTGACCGGATACCATGATGGATGTGACATCCGGCTGTATGACATGAACGGACGTATTGTGTACGTCAGACATGATGCAAGAGACGGAGCATATCAGATAGATATGAGTGGTTTGTCATCAGGACAGTATATATACAAAATCTATCAATCAGACAAAGAAGTGAGCAGCGGTCAGATTGTAAAAATATAG
- a CDS encoding T9SS type A sorting domain-containing protein — MQKYIIAISILLFVSNLNSQHDFEWDYQNEYTGLFTDVYFNENENRIIALARIFQNRETIINIFKSNDGDLINTKIFPDTDLIKEFHKIIHLQRVDQYLLLGLGFKPGKDLTQDSSFICTILLDKNFSILSNQSFFVTNHGYLFHINYHITEEEKILFIANSYKDYGNSGGEMIYGKIDFEGKLLNFEKRSSVIFIGGPIVPSNIDSGYYCFSRNTYTFDSDFNFTNKIDTIFIFMPANHNKVISWGDYYLGGSSAGGEYNEYKSGSSLLFLMDNDLNIIKYTGINQNLKFSTSLPANVFDITKDSSIYLGNCDSPFEGYLQFSVQKFDKSLNTLWRLDFSREGEYRYRMWGVKATPEGGVIIYGSRILWGDDSRLRPYFIKFNAEGNLVSTSDNDYSGLRLVRVYPNPVSDICTIHLTGYHDGCDIRLYDMNGRNVYDRHDARDGEYQIDMSSLSSGQYIYKIYQSDKEVSSGQIVKI, encoded by the coding sequence ATGCAAAAATATATTATCGCTATTTCAATTTTATTATTTGTTTCGAATCTTAATAGTCAACACGATTTTGAATGGGATTATCAAAATGAATATACTGGCCTATTCACAGATGTTTATTTTAATGAAAATGAGAATAGAATTATTGCGCTGGCAAGAATATTTCAAAATAGGGAAACTATTATAAATATTTTTAAATCAAATGATGGCGATTTAATAAATACAAAAATATTTCCCGATACGGATTTAATCAAAGAGTTTCATAAGATAATTCATTTACAAAGAGTTGACCAATACTTACTTTTGGGTTTGGGGTTCAAACCTGGAAAAGACTTAACCCAAGATTCTTCATTTATATGTACAATATTATTAGATAAAAATTTTTCCATTTTATCAAATCAGTCATTTTTTGTTACTAATCATGGTTATCTTTTTCATATCAACTACCATATAACGGAAGAAGAAAAGATATTATTTATAGCTAATAGTTACAAAGATTATGGAAACTCTGGAGGAGAAATGATTTATGGTAAAATTGACTTCGAAGGTAAATTATTAAATTTTGAAAAAAGAAGTTCTGTTATTTTTATCGGCGGGCCTATTGTGCCATCAAACATAGATTCAGGCTATTATTGTTTCAGTAGAAACACTTATACATTTGATAGTGATTTTAATTTTACAAATAAAATTGATACTATATTTATCTTCATGCCTGCAAATCATAATAAAGTAATTAGTTGGGGAGATTATTATCTTGGAGGTTCGAGTGCAGGTGGTGAATATAACGAATATAAATCCGGTAGTTCATTACTGTTTTTAATGGATAATGATTTAAATATTATTAAGTATACTGGAATTAATCAAAACCTGAAATTTTCAACATCTTTACCAGCTAACGTATTTGATATCACAAAAGACTCAAGTATTTATTTAGGAAATTGTGACAGTCCATTTGAAGGTTATTTGCAATTTTCAGTACAAAAATTTGATAAGTCTTTAAACACTTTGTGGCGATTGGATTTCTCCCGAGAAGGGGAATACCGATACAGGATGTGGGGAGTAAAAGCTACTCCGGAAGGAGGAGTTATTATTTACGGATCAAGGATATTATGGGGTGACGATTCCAGATTAAGACCTTATTTCATCAAGTTCAACGCAGAAGGCAATCTGGTATCTACTTCAGATAATGATTATTCAGGACTTCGGCTGGTACGGGTTTATCCCAATCCTGTATCAGATATTTGTACCATTCACCTGACCGGATACCATGATGGATGTGACATACGGCTGTATGACATGAACGGACGTAATGTGTACGACAGGCACGATGCAAGAGACGGAGAATATCAGATTGATATGAGTAGTTTGTCATCGGGTCAGTATATTTACAAAATCTATCAATCAGATAAAGAAGTGAGCAGCGGTCAGATTGTAAAAATATAG